A genomic window from Silene latifolia isolate original U9 population chromosome Y, ASM4854445v1, whole genome shotgun sequence includes:
- the LOC141632589 gene encoding uncharacterized protein LOC141632589 yields the protein MHSIDDSVKNSVSHTENARELWLDLEERFCVVNGARVHAIKAQLHDCRQTKGMSVTSYFGDLKVLWDALSAIELPFACKCGRCTCDIAKGALARQDSERVHKFLMGLDSTLYRTLRSQQLALDPLPSLNRVYHLVLQEERHLSPPAVVEEPSDVMAFVVRRDSSTTNNSSTTAPDWRALRDLERQEKLSSSSQDRLSGMSPHWIIDTGASHHITGDETWLADPYPIPPYPVTLPNGHRVSANIAGTVRLNEFDRSLKTRIGVGEQRDGLYLLRAVVKPTINRVSADSFELCKGDKFAKQSRKCLFLGYPHNKKGWKVLDLTTREIFVSRDVYFYEHSFPYAFATPYPTPPVDDPVIPYLAHGQPEPETVEAGETISDEQVISVATEQAAPNDNEQADTINTEQPNDNAQTISTSSTNTDSGEAPVMGRGKRNKIPSTRLRGFVVGTTAGTSSDSDSSPDSPRSSGTPYALANYLTCTNFSRNHRVFLAAISNVVEPPSFRVAINDPRWCKAMEAEITALENNGTWELADLPSDKKALGCRWVYKIKYKSDGSIERYKARLVIFGNHQVEGIDYGETFAPVIKMVTIRTFLSIAAVKNWELHQMDVHNAFLHGDLDEEVYMKLPPRFSKGKEDKVCRLRKSLYGPRQAPRCWFAKLTAALRKYSFTQSYYDYSLFSYVTTKVCIHVLVYVYDLVIAGNDSVAISNFKAYLGQCFHMKDLGLLKYFLGIEVARNKEGIFLNQRKYALDIISETGLLGAKPALTPIEQHHKLGVATDDFLADSESYRRLVGRLVYLAVTRPDLILCGAHSLALFKQTQEVSYGSRASSGPVPQRTAWTRHSFVF from the exons ATGCACTCCATTGATGACTCCGTCAAGAACTCTGTTTCTCATACTGAAAATGCCCGAGAATTATGGCTTGATTTAGAGGAACGATTTTGCGTGGTCAATGGTGCTCGTGTTCACGCTATCAAGGCTCAACTTCACGATTGTCGTCAAACCAAGGGTATGTCTGTTACCTCTTATTTTGGTGATTTAAAAGTTTTGTGGGATGCCCTCTCTGCTATTGAACTGCCGTTCGCCTGTAAGTGTGGCCGGTGCACCTGTGACATTGCTAAAGGTGCTCTTGCCCGCCAAGATTCCGAACGGGTTCATAAATTTTTAATGGGTTTGGATTCGACTCTTTATCGAACACTTCGCTCTCAACAGTTGGCTCTTGACCCGCTTCCCTCTTTAAATCGTGTCTATCACCTCGTTCTTCAAGAGGAGCGTCATCTGTCTCCTCCTGCCGTGGTTGAGGAGCCGTCTGATGTCATGGCATTTGTTGTCCGTCGTGACTCCTCTACGACGAATAACTCCTCTACCACTGCCCCTGATTGGCGTGCATTGCGCGACCTCGAAAGACAAGAAAAAC TttcttcctcttctcaggaccGTCTAAGTGGTATGTCTCCTCATTGGATAATTGATACAGGAGCTTCTCACCATATAACCGGAGATGAGACTTGGTTGGCTGATCCTTACCCGATTCCTCCTTATCCGGTTACTCTCCCAAATGGCCATCGTGTTTCGGCTAATATAGCCGGGACAGTTCGCTTAAATGAGTTC GACCGTTCTTTGAAGACGAGGATTGGAGTCGGTGAGCAAAGGGACGGTCTTTACTTGCTGCGTGCGGTGGTCAAGCCAACTATTAATCGGGTGAGCGCTGATTCTTTTGAGCTGTG CAAGGGTGACAAATTTGCAAAACAAAGTCGGAAATGTCTTTTCCTTGGCTACCCACATAATAAAAAAGGATGGAAGGTACTTGATCTTACCACTCGAGAAATTTTTGTCAGTCGGGATGTTTACTTTTATGAGCATAGTTTCCCTTATGCTTTTGCAACTCCATACCCTACTCCACCCGTGGATGACCCCGTTATCCCATACCTTGCCCACGGCCAACCCGAGCCTGAAACAGTTGAAGCCGGGGAAACTATTTCCGATGAGCAGGTCATTTCTGTTGCCACCGAGCAGGCTGCTCCTAACGACAATGAGCAGGCCGACACCATTAATACCGAGCAGCCTAATGATAATGCCCAGActatttctacttcttctacTAATACCGATTCTGGTGAGGCTCCTGTCATGGGCCGCGGCAAAAGGAATAAAATTCCATCTACTCGTCTTCGTGGGTTTGTAGTTGGCACCACCGCAGGCACGTCCTCCGATTCTGACTCCTCACCCGACTCCCCTCGCTCTTCAGGTACTCCATATGCTCTTGCTAATTACCTTACTTGTACTAATTTTTCTCGCAACCATCGAGTCTTCCTTGCAGCTATCTCTAATGTGGTTGAGCCCCCTAGTTTCCGCGTTGCCATTAATGACCCACGGTGGTGTAAGGCCATGGAAGCCGAAATTACAGCACTTGAAAACAATGGTACATGGGAACTAGCTGATCTTCCGTCTGATAAGAAGGCTCTTGGTTGTCGCTGGGTTTACAAAATCAAATACAAGTCTGATGGTAGCATTGAACGGTATAAAGCTCGGCTAGTCATATTTGGCAATCATCAGGTCGAAGGTATTGATTATGGTGAGACTTTCGCGCCTGTTATAAAAATGGTCACCATTCGTACTTTCTTATCTATCGCTGCTGTTAAGAACTGGGAACTTCATCAGATGGACGTGCATAATGCATTTTTGCACGGCGATCTCGATGAAGAAGTCTATATGAAACTTCCACCGAGATTTAGCAAAGGAAAGGAAGACAAGGTCTGTCGTTTGCGCAAATCTCTTTATGGGCCTCGTCAGGCCCCGCGTTGTTGGTTTGCTAAATTGACTGCTGCTTTGCGAAAATATAGTTTCACTCAGTCTTATTATGATTATTCTCTCTTCAGCTACGTCACTACCAAGGTCTGTATTCACGTCTTAGTTTATGTGTATGATCTTGTTATTGCCGGGAATGATTCCGTTGCTATTTCTAATTTCAAAGCATACCTGGGTCAATGTTTTCATATGAAGGACCTGGGTCTCTTGAAGTATTTTCTGGGAATTGAAGTTGCCCGTAACAAAGAGGGTATTTTCTTAAATCAGCGAAAGTATGCTCTCGACATTATTTCTGAAACCGGTCTATTGGGTGCTAAGCCCGCTCTCACCCCTATTGAGCAGCATCACAAACTCGGAGTGGCAACAGATGATTTCCTCGCGGACTCTGAGTCTTATCGCAGACTCGTGGGGCGCTTGGTTTATTTAGCCGTGACAAGACCCGATTTAATCCTATGTGGTGCACATTCTCTCGCGCTATTTAAGCAAACCCAGGAAGTCTCATATGGAAGCCGCGCTTCGAGTGGTCCGGTACCTCAAAGGACGGCCTGGACAAGGCATTCTTTTGTGTTCTAA